AGAATGAAATATGAAAATAGTCTGACCATGTCAAAGAAGGAAATTAGTACAGGACCCGGTAAAGATCAAGTGGAGCAACAAAGAATAATTctagaaattttttttttgaccaCATTCACATCGACAGGACAatagtaaaaaaaaaggtccaGGTGACATTTCTTTGAGCTTCAAGTTTACAAAGTACCTCAAATTCTTTTGATGCCGCTCATCGGGAAACCTCGAAAAGTTCGATTTCCGAACGCACAAAAACCTAAGAATCGCTCAACCTCACCATTAACTCCAGCCAGGACAAACCTGACTACCATGACTGACTCCAACCAACCGCGCCCGGGGATCCCGGCCTTGTTCACACAGCCGCCACCCATCCGTGACCCGCTCATCACCGAGACAGTCGATCTGCAGAACGTGACGGTGGAAAAATGCCTACCATTCCTGAAAGGCATCCACAGCTCCCAGAAGGATTTCAACGACCATGGCGTACCCGCCCTCCAACGTGATCTCCATATCGGGTACCTCTACGATGCACTCGAGGATTATCCCGAGGGGTTTGTCGCCATGGACGCCAGCCGCCCGTGGATTGTGTACTGGGCGTTGGCGGGACTGGCCATGCTGGGAGAAGAGACGACCAGATTTCGCGAACGGTGCGTGCTCTATATCCTTGCTTTTTATCTCTATATCTATTTGCGTTTgtgtttctgtttctttttcttttcctgttcctgttgggggggggggggggggggggggttctttTCTCCAATTTTCTTATACTTTCCATTATTTCCCTTTCCCTGCCTCGTTCTCCCcaatttgcttttttttttttctctatcTGTCATCTATCTACAGGATGGAGAACCTCTGGAGATATGCCATGATTGGAAAAGATCATCTCCTTTGTACAAAGTGAAGCTTGGAAAGCCATTCTAAACCATTTCGTTTTACTCTATTATAGTGTGATTACTACGCTTCGGCCGATGCAGAACCCCACAGGTGGCTTTGGCGGCGGCCACGGCCAAACGTCCCATCTGGCGGGAAGTTATGCAGCCGTTCTGTCGCTGGCGATGGTTGGAGGTGAGGAGGCATTTGGTTTGGTGGATCGACACGCGATGTGAGTTGTCACCAGCTTCTTGCATTGTGCGTCTTGTGTGATCCTGTGCGTCTGACCCGGTTTCTGCTCTTCCCAGGTGGCAGTGGATCGGCCGATTGAAGCAGCCAGATGGAGGATTTCGTGTTTGTGAGGGTGGGGAAGAAGATGTGCGGTTAGTGAAACTCCATGGAGCAGGTTCTTGCTTGTGAACCCCATCCCTCTTTTCCAATGCAAGATCTGACATGTCACTAATCCAGTGGCGCATACTGCGCTATGACTCTTATCTCGCTACTTGACCTACCGTTGACGCTTGCTCCGGGCTCCCAAGCGCGGGAGGCAGGATTGGAGAGTCTGACGAGTGGCCTTCCTGAATATCTCTCCCGATGTATGAGTTCCTGGTGACTCGGTTTATCACAGGCTTGAGATATGCTGACGCTCGCCCTTAGGCCAAACCTTTGAAGGAGGGATCTCCGGCAGCCCTGGATCGGAGGCCCATGGGGCATACGCCTTTTGCGCTCTGGCGTGTCTGTCTATCTTGGGGCCCCCTGAGGAGATCTTCAACAGGTGCGAGATTACTCTAGCTTAGAATGCTCTGTCTAATGCTCGTGTGCTAATGGTTCCTGACAGACACATGGACATTCCAATGTTGGTGTCGTGGTTGTCTGCACGCCAGTCCGCCCCAGAAGGTGGTCTGTCCGGACGAACAAATAAGCTGGTGGATGGATGCTACAGCCATTGGGTTGGTGGATGCTGGCCATTGCTTGAATCTTCTTTGGAGGGAAAGCCGGATAAAACCGAGCCACCAGCCAACAGTCTTTTCAGCCACGAAGGTTTAACCAGATACATCCTTGGGTGTTGTCAAGGGAACAACGGCGGTCTTCGTGACAAACCGGGCAAGTACGTTGACTCCTATCTGTGATGGTCCTTTTTGTACAAATACAAATAGCTGATCAAGGTCAAGGCACGTCGATTCATACCACACGTGCTACGTTATGGTGGGATTGAGTGCGACTCAAAACCATCATTACCGGACCGACTCGAGTGTCGCAAGCAACAACTTTTCATCCTCATTTTCCTGGAAATCTTCACCGAACCGCGATCAGGCGAATGTGTTTTCAAGAGGTGACCGACTAGAGCCAATGCACCCTTTGTATGTGATCCCGCACGAAGCCGCGGAGCAAATGCGGCTTTGGTCCGAGGCCCAGCCCCTCACTGTCTAACCGGAAGGGACGTGAGCCGGCGCTCCATGAAGACGACACGGGATAAAGCGCCACATCAGATGAGGGTTTCTTCCAAAAGGCTATCGTTATAGTAGATTGCAGCAGGCTGTCATTGGTAACCTGGGACTCCGAGCGATTGCATTGTGCATGATTAGTCTTGGATGCTTGAGACTGCAAGCCACGCGGTCATAGCAGTGGTCGTGGCATGGGAGCCACGAGGACGATTTCAACCACGCCAAGGAAGATGCTGTGAACGAAACCGAGACGCAAGGGGTTGAGTTTGGGAGCCCGAGTgtgactacaacataggtcaTAGCACATAGCACCAATTCCTTCTtgatttgggggggggggggggggggggtttgaTGCTGTAACTTTTACAGATTTCCCGAAGTTTACAAAAAGTTCCTTTAGCGCAAAATACTTTTCCTGCCACTCTTGCTGAAAATCCTacgatgtacggagtactccgtacatcacAATGTTTTTGCCAAAGACGCAAGCTGCACGAGGCCCAAGAGGGCAAAGGTTCTAGTTAATACCAGAATGTGCAGATAAATCCAACGCCTTTCCCCACTGCATTGCCAGCTCATCACTGCGTCTGATGCCTGTCGAGTGACTGAAGTTCCTCGCCCATGTATCTTCCAATATCTCCGATATTGGATGTTCCAGCCTAGATTTCTACTTTAACCCTCTCTAATTTGATTATTTCACTGACTCATAGACCTTTCACAAGCAGTTGACCCCTCTTCAGACGCGCTCTGCACAACATGAATGGCCCCCTCCTTGGCGCCAATCACCATTCGCAGAACGGCGCGTCTCGAGAATCCACAAGGGCGGCAAATTTAATTGTACTTTCTCTAATGCATCTGCGTGGCCAAAATTGAACCACAAAAGGCCTTTCTGAGAAACAATGTTAACCAACCAAAATATCTCGTGTAC
Above is a window of Penicillium digitatum chromosome 2, complete sequence DNA encoding:
- a CDS encoding Terpenoid cyclases/protein prenyltransferase alpha-alpha toroid; amino-acid sequence: MTDSNQPRPGIPALFTQPPPIRDPLITETVDLQNVTVEKCLPFLKGIHSSQKDFNDHGVPALQRDLHIGYLYDALEDYPEGFVAMDASRPWIVYWALAGLAMLGEETTRFRERVITTLRPMQNPTGGFGGGHGQTSHLAGSYAAVLSLAMVGGEEAFGLVDRHAMWQWIGRLKQPDGGFRVCEGGEEDVRGAYCAMTLISLLDLPLTLAPGSQAREAGLESLTSGLPEYLSRCQTFEGGISGSPGSEAHGAYAFCALACLSILGPPEEIFNRHMDIPMLVSWLSARQSAPEGGLSGRTNKLVDGCYSHWVGGCWPLLESSLEGKPDKTEPPANSLFSHEGLTRYILGCCQGNNGGLRDKPGKHVDSYHTCYVMVGLSATQNHHYRTDSSVASNNFSSSFSWKSSPNRDQANVFSRGDRLEPMHPLYVIPHEAAEQMRLWSEAQPLTV